CATTACCTCCCAGCTTCAACCCACTCCACCACTTACGGAACACGGTTGGCTCATTCAAGCTTCATGACTGCCCACTGATGGATGTATCAAGGACAGGCGTGTGACAGTGTGGAAATGAGAGGTCACGGAGGTGAAGGTATGAGCTAAACGTTCAACTGGAgacagagctgggcaggggcccAGGTTTTCTTCCAGTGGCAGGCTTTTGTTCACTTTACCAAGATGTTTTTCTctacctctgtccctccccccacgtTCCTctagttatttttcttaatgaaaggTTCAGATTTGGGAACAGATGCTTTTATAGTCATAGAGTTGGTTAAagcataaacaaagaaaaaattggggCAGACAAGGCCAGACCCACCTTGTTTTCTCTTGGTTGGTATAAATCTTTACCCGGTTGGCAATAAAGAAGAATCTGGAATTTAGAAGAGGAAAGACCACATTtcagaaagaataattttaaaaaatcagaaaaaatttatatttaaaaaagaggattTTGAAAATACAGTTAATTCATTTCACACTTCATTTTGTTACCCTATTATACAGATGATATAACTGAACACTAAAATATTAGAGCAAGATAAGACCTTACATAATCACCCAGTTAAAGTTAACACATAGCTTCACTCAGATGCTAGcaaaaattttatcttatttatttttaaaagattttaatttttttttttaatttgagagagagagcatgcatgcaagtaggggagaggggcagagagagagagagagagagagaaagagagagagagagagagagggacagaatcccaagcaggttccactctcagcatggaccccaactcggggcttggtcccaccactctgggatcatgacctgagctgaaatccagagttggatgctcaactgacagtgCCACGCGGGcgcccttaagattttatttttaagtaatctctacatccaatgtggggctcgaactcacaatcctgagatcaagagtcaactgagccagtgaggcaccccaatatatctttttgaaattatcaaatatattttatttatttattattattaaaaaatttttaatgtttatttatttttatttttgagagagagggagagagagagaaatacacaggatctggagtgggctctgcgatgacagcagagagcctaatgtgcagcttgaactcactacccatgagatcatgacctgagccgaagtctgacgcttaacagactgagccacccaggtaatccttttttatttctttaaagtaatctctacactcaacatgaggcttgaactcacacgaAGTAGGAAACGCCATGCACCAGCAGGTGAGCATCAGGGGGAGCCAACTCAGTGATCTAGGCGCTATTCTCTGGTCCCAAAATGAGCAAGAGGATAACGTACATCTGTGCCCCCTCAGGGACCATTATCTCTTGTAATGGCCCTTGGGTCAAGTTTCCAGAGGTCCCAGAAAGGGAGTTGTCCAGTCAAAGAACCACCGCATGCAGGGAAGCCCAGGGCCACGGCTTCTTGCCAGAAGTTTCGTTCATTCACAGTCTTCACAGCCCAGATGCAGGGTGCCAACAGGTCATTTTTACCACGAGTAACATGGCCCCAAACACAGCTGACATTCCACCTTTATCCAGAGAacagagctggaagcaggggAACGGAAGCATTCTCACGGAGAAGAGGAAAGGGTTTTGTTAACTGTACTCACAAATGGAGAGCATGTTAGCCAAGTCGGACCAATCAAAGTCATTCCCGTGACTTTTGCTGAAGCCATTAGAAAAAAGGGCTGTCTCCCCAGGCTGGTAGACCAGCAGCCCCAAGTTGCCGGTAGCCTTCTTTGCCTTTGTGAGAATGAAGCCCAACGTGGAGAGGGCCTGAGCTAAGAGATGGTGACAGTCAGGTGCCATCTGACATCTGCTGGTCACCCCAATCCACGCATACATGAAGCCAGCActattttcagctttttattaTAACAGCCTAtaaatcccccctccccctccagttTAAGCCACTTTGGGTTGGATTTCTGGTACCTGTGACCAAGAGAGTAGTGACTAATATACATATTGCTCAATAAATTTGGTGGCGACAATAAAAAAGGTCAGGGGAGGGAGTcgaatgaggcagagagaggagtttTAGTTCTGATTCTCAGGCTaacctcctcccttcctcttctggcCCTCAGAAAGGGCTGAACCAAATGGGCAGTTCCCTACCTGGGCAGAGTGCATCTATGGAATCCCTGGGCCTAAGGCCTCCTGCACTGTGGGAGTGAGGCTTGCGCTAGAAGATTTCTGTGCTTGTCTCGCCCATCTACACAACGAGGCTTTTGGTTAACACCTCATTTAAGAAAGGCTCTGCAAATAAAACCACCACTTGGATGGCTTCTTAGGCTCCTTCCAGAACCAACATTTAGAGGatccctctctcctcctgttcATTGGCTCAGCAAACATCCACTTGATGCCTACAGTCAGCAGAGCACCTGGAGGAGAGATGCAGGGGATTCAGAGAGAAGTCGCATTCCTGGGCCTGTGGGCGCTTGGCTCCATAGAGGGAAATGGACATGACAATGACTGGGTATGAATGAAATAAGCACAAGGGTATGCGCCGCCACAGCATGGGATGATCCCTGGGACTGAGGAACTCTGGGGGAGACGCCAAATCGCGGAGCCCCAGTGAAGGAGCAGGGCTTTGAGCTGCCCAAGGGTAGGAGGAAAGGCTGTCTGGTAACAAGAGGAGAGAGATATGAAAAGGTGAGGAAGAAAACGTCTTAGGCTGGCAGACAAAACCGGAGGCAGGGTTCAGTTCTGATCCTTCGCCAAGTGCCATGCTGCTCACAGGTCCCCTTGGAGGCAGCCACTACCGCTCCTGTGACCTGCCCACAGGTAAGGACTCGAGTTTTCCAGAACTTAGGTCACATGCCCAAGGTTGCTCACGATGAGGCATATGGCAGGTGGCTCCAGGAGATGTGCAGCGTTCTAACCTTTACGTCTGGCCTGCCGGCTGGGGTAGTAccccccacacctgccccccCGCAGGAGCTGAGGACAGGAAGAGGAGCGTGGAGAGGAGGTGAGAGGCAGATGAAACACTGGGCACTCACCCCTGGAAGGAGGCCATGCGGTCTTTCAGAGCCTGCACGAAGGGGAGGATCCAGTGATGCCGCAGAACCACGCTCTGGGACAGGCTGAGGTGGAACGCCTCCATCCGAACCAGCCGGGAGACGTAAGTCTGTGCTCGGGGCAGCAACATGTCGAGCAGGTCCAGGAACTCCTCCTTGGCTTCATCTGGAGGGAAGAGCAGATAGGGTGGGCCATTCTCTTAGCCAGGGTGGTGTGACTGAATGAAGAATCccagaaggcagaggaaggcCTTTGTTACTCTGCGTTTTAGGAGGAAATGACTTTGAGAGCAGCTTAgctgtatgtattttaataaaactttaatataatttaatggtTAAGGAAGTAATACACATATGCCCACTGTAAAGAATTtaagtgaaaaaggaaatatgcaggggtgcctgggtggctcagtcggttaagtggtagacttaattttggctcaggtcacaatctcacagtttgtgagttcgagccccgcattgggctctgtgctgacagctcagaacctggagcctgcttcggattctgtgtctccctctctctttgtccctccccccactcatgctctctctctctctcaaaaatacacaaatattaaaaataactaaattacaAATATGTATGTTACAAAATTGTGTGTTGTAAAATGTACACTCTCaagaacagaaattttattttatttatttaaagcatttttctttcttttttagtaatctcaatgaggggcttgaactcacagccccaagattgAGCTGTGTGCTcttctgacagagccagccaggtgccccaaggacagaaattttaagagatgagaaaaaaaggaatatgtaaagaggttctaatatttttcttccaaatggaTCATCTTGACCTCTCCCCCAAGGGGAATATACCCCACTTTCAAGATCACTACCCTAGGTATCCAGACTGCCAAACCTGGATGCCTATCTCCCCaggctttaattttattttaaatgcttatttttgagagagagagagagagagaatgagcagggagagagggagagagagaatcccaagaaggctctgcactgtcaacacagagcccaacgcagggctcgaactcatgaactgtgagatcatgacctgagctgaagttgatgcctaaccgactgagccacccaggggcccctccccagccttttCTCAGTGTATGTactaatgtatgtattttatttgttgaaaagatgacaGTGTACCATTCAAACTGTTCTTCCACTGCCTTTCTTCATATAACATGATATGCTGGATGGCCTTTCTCTCAGCGCAGAGGGCAAGCTCATGATTACAGCCCCATAGTTAATCCATAATCACAAACAGCACTTTTTATCAAGCCTCCTATTAGATGTTTAGAATCTCCTGATAAACACTTGGAATGCTCCTAATTTTTCACAAAGACAAACATCACTACAATGACCACCATTgtatgttcactttttttttttttaatcaaatgtatGACTAGAGCTGCATGGTTAACAGTCTGCTCACACCCAGTACGTTACTCGATTTGTCCAAATGGCCTGCTGAGTAGGCAGTATAGGAATCATTCTCATTCTgtggatggggaaatggaggttCTAAGAGTTGACCTGATCTAATGCAAAATACTAAGAGCCATCACTTACTCTGTGTATGGTGCTAAGAGCCTGACATAAACGATCTGATTCAATCTTCACAAAAGTCCTAGGAGATACGTgttccccattttagagatgaggaaactgaggttctaaGAAGTCCAATAACTTACTAATGGGTACCCAGAGCAGTGGGTAGTAAAGCaaggtctgactccaaagcctgggcATTTTTTGCCTGCCATTCACTCAtgagggctgggaggagagagggacttGACCCTAACACATCTAGGGCCCTCTTAGAAATAAACTGCCAGCTGCAGCCACACTCTGGGATGGCCTTCACACTCTGTCCTAGACCCTCCCTTGGTCACCTCCTCATGAGTGAGAAAACATACCCAGggttaataaaaaatatttcaggcaaTGAATTTGAAACTGAAACcaagtttacagaaaaattccCCAATTCTTGAaacttggtctctctctgctAAGTCCATCTCTCTCCTACCATCAATGTCAGAGGTTTCTGGTTTCTTCCTTCTGGTTGGGGCCAGCTTCCTCCCATCAAGAGGCACCTATAAGTCTCAGCCACTCGTCTTTTACACGCTACTCACACGGCACATAGACGTGGGTGGCCCAGTTGCCCCGCTCGTGGGGGAACGTGCGCACCCGGCCCCCATGTTTTGCACTATCATCTTCAGGCCCCTCCTCAGTGCCCAGGAACATGTGCAGCACACTGTCAGGTACTGGCAACCTCTGGCTGGGAAGGGGGCTCTGGGCACtgcaagagaaaaaaggaaaacgagCACATTTATCCTCCTAGAATTCTCTACCGCTGTACATATAAAAGTTGTAACCCCTTATACGGGATGACTGTGTGCACCTACTTCCCACCAGGTGCTGTAAGCAGCTTCCAGATAACCACAGAGCTCTTTCCCCAGGGCTGTCTCACGGGTCGCTCACCAACCCCAGGAGGCGGACTTTAGCTGGGAGCATGGTTTCCATGGGAGACAAGTGGGCAGGCAGCAGTGTGTGGTTCAGAGGTCACATTCCCTAACGGGACAAGACTGAACTGCAGTAGCACTTCTTAGCTTTGGGGTCTTGAACAGGTCATGTGCACtgtgtgggcctcagtttcctcatcggtgAAGTGTACCTGATAAAGCTATCGTGACATCAACCCAGATATTGCTTGAAAGGCGCTCTTCAAAGCACCAGGCATGGCACTTGAGAACTGAACCTCCACGAAATAAAGGCTTCGACGGTTTTGTTCACTGCCGAATGTTCCAGTCCCGAGCCTGGCCCCGAGCGGGTGCTCAATGAGTATTTACTGGATGAATGAAAACACTCTCCGAATGAGGAAACAGACCCAGGGGTGGTGTTGTGGTGCACCCCAGAGGCGGTGGCTGGACCCGAGCGCATGTTACCTGCCTCCTAATCTTGGCCTAGCCAGGAGGGGGCACTCTGGGGCTTTGTCCAGGGCTGTCCACTGGATCCTCCTTTCCCGCTGCTTCTCTTGTCCTATCCTGGAGATCCGCCCCGCACCATCGCCCCTTCTCCCCAGACGCTCGGGTCCCGTCGGGGTGTCGCGCTAACCAGCACCCTCCCCCAAAAGACTTCTTCGCTCCTTACCGAGGGCAGCTTCCAGCCCCCGGCTGCGCCTGGGCCCCGGCCTTGGCCTCATCCTCATCCTCCGAGCTGCTGCTGCTGTAGCCCACCAGGGGCGCCGCACTCATTGGGCCTCCTCCAAGACCAGAGGCCGACTCAGCGATCACTCGCACCCGGAATTCCGCTGCGCCGGAAGTGCCCTCCAGGGGCGGGGGCCGGGTTAGCACCGCCtcggggcggggcctggagggGCGGGGTCCGGCGGGACTTGGGCGAGACTCTACCACCGACACCACGCTGCCTGCCCGATTGCAGCGCCTGGACCGCTACCTGGAGCCTCCCggaaccccacccccagccttcgtgtgcccatttcacagatcgCTCTGGGCCCTGACCTCTCTGTCCGTTGCTCTGTCTGCAGCCATCCGCGACCAGACCTCCCAGCCACGGACGGCCCCTGGGTCAGCGGTCAGTGCCCTAGATCCAACGGAGATGGGATCAGAGGTCCGGGAGCGCCCTCCTCAAGCGGGTCCAAAGGCCGAGCTCCAGGGACCCGTCCCCTAAGAGCAAGCTGAGCAGTCAGTGGCGGGTCAGTTCCAGAAGATCAGAGGGTCTAGGAGGCCTCTCTTCTCAGGTGCTGGCGTCGGGCCCCCGGTCGGGCCGCTGGAGCCTCCTTCCCCTGAGGCCAAACAGGTTGGTCGGAAGAGAGCGCCCTCCCTGGGTCGGCTGAGGATTGCCGACCGGGTAACTGGAGAGCCACCTCGCACGCCTGACTGTCCGACCCAGCCTGGCCGCGGGGTCCCCAGCAGGGGGCGGCCTCGCTCCGCGCCGCCCGCTCCtcccgcagccgccgccgccccggcTGCCGCTCCTCCCCCGGCCCCGCCTCCCTGGCCCCCGCGCCGCCCGCCTGTCCGCCGGTCTCTGCAAGGCCGTCGGTCCGTCCGTCCGCCCTCCCGGCGCTCCTCCGCCCTGGCCCCGCTATCCCGGCCGCGCACATCGCTTCCTCGGTCCCGGCCACCGCTAGCTGGTTCCCCGCCCCCgggccggccgccgccgccgctacTCGAGGCCGGGGATTGGCAGTGCGCGTAGGCCGCGCCGCCGCGGCTGGAGCCGGAATAAAGGGGCAGCCGAGAGAGCAGCCGGACGCCACTCGCCCCGCGCCTGACCCCGAGGGCGGCCTGGAGCAGGTGAgcagccggggcgcctggggctgCGTCTGGGGGCTACTCCCGTGCCCGCCGCACCCCTTTCCCAGCCAgtccgcccgccccccccccctacTTCCCCCCCACCTCCGGCCCGACCCGGCGGCCTCCAGGGCCTCTGGGCGCGTTGCTACTAACCGGGCCCAGTCTGCGGCCCTGGGGCCTTCCTCGGGCTCAATCGCCCTCGGGGCCGGCGCTCTGGCCGTAGCGGCCTGGCCATTCTCGGTGAGGGCTGACAGGAGG
The Lynx canadensis isolate LIC74 chromosome E2, mLynCan4.pri.v2, whole genome shotgun sequence genome window above contains:
- the USB1 gene encoding U6 snRNA phosphodiesterase, with the translated sequence MSAAPLVGYSSSSSEDEDEAKAGAQAQPGAGSCPRAQSPLPSQRLPVPDSVLHMFLGTEEGPEDDSAKHGGRVRTFPHERGNWATHVYVPYEAKEEFLDLLDMLLPRAQTYVSRLVRMEAFHLSLSQSVVLRHHWILPFVQALKDRMASFQGFFFIANRVKIYTNQEKTRTFVGLEVTSGHAQFLDLVSEVDRVMEEFDLTTFYQDPSFHISLAWCVGDARLQLEGQCLRELQTIVDEFEDSEMVLRVHAEQVRCKSGHKFFSMPLK